In the Onychostoma macrolepis isolate SWU-2019 chromosome 09, ASM1243209v1, whole genome shotgun sequence genome, one interval contains:
- the si:dkey-69o16.5 gene encoding alpha-aspartyl dipeptidase-like isoform X1, with protein MKRRLLLVSNSTLHGGGYLQHCQQQIQDFFGKNVKRILFVPYALHDRDAYTKTARDKFKTLGYEVDSVHETPDPVDAVRKAEGIFIGGGNTFRLLKALYDSKLVTEIRKRVLEDGIPYMGSSAGTNVSTISINTTNDMPIVYPPTFAAIGLVPFNINPHFLDADPNSKHMGETREQRIVQYHEELDTPCVLGLREGSMLLVEGNKATLLGSTKARLFQRGKQTTEHDPGSDLSFLLTEAQ; from the exons ATGAAGAGAAGACTTCTGCTGGTATCTAACTCCACTCTTCACGGAGGAGGATATCTTCAACACTGTCAGCAGCAGATCCAAGACTTTTTTGGAAA GAATGTAAAGCGGATCCTGTTTGTCCCGTATGCACTGCATGATCGAGACGCCTATACCAAGACTGCAAGAGACAAGTTCAAGACATTGG GCTATGAGGTGGACAGTGTCCACGAGACACCAGACCCTGTGGATGCTGTCAGGAAAGCTGAAGGAATATTCATTG GCGGCGGTAATACATTCCGCCTGCTGAAAGCTCTCTATGACAGCAAGCTGGTAACTGAGATTAGAAAGAGAGTTTTAGAG GATGGGATACCTTACATGGGATCAAGTGCAGGTACCAATGTCTCCACCATCAGCATCAACACCACCAATGACATGCCCATCGTCTATCCACCCACGTTTGCTGCCATTGGTTTAGTGCCCTTCAACATTAACCCTCACTTTCTGGATGCTGATCCCAACAGCAAGCATATGGGG GAAACACGTGAACAGAGAATTGTCCAATACCACGAGGAGCTGGACACACCATGCGTGCTG GGTCTTCGGGAAGGCTCAATGCTCTTAGTGGAGGGAAACAAAGCCACCTTACTAGGGAGCACCAAAGCACGCCTGTTCCAGAG GGGGAAGCAAACTACAGAGCATGACCCGGGCAGTGATCTCAGCTTCTTACTGACAGAAGCACAGTGA
- the si:dkey-69o16.5 gene encoding alpha-aspartyl dipeptidase-like isoform X2 has product MVPSMRRFVPGGYQNTNQYRIMKRRLLLVSNSTLHGGGYLQHCQQQIQDFFGKNVKRILFVPYALHDRDAYTKTARDKFKTLGYEVDSVHETPDPVDAVRKAEGIFIGGGNTFRLLKALYDSKLVTEIRKRVLEDGIPYMGSSAGTNVSTISINTTNDMPIVYPPTFAAIGLVPFNINPHFLDADPNSKHMGETREQRIVQYHEELDTPCVLGLREGSMLLVEGNKATLLGSTKARLFQRGKQTTEHDPGSDLSFLLTEAQ; this is encoded by the exons ATGGTTCCCTCGATGAGACGTTTCGTTCCTGGTGGATATCAAAATACAAATCAATACAG AATCATGAAGAGAAGACTTCTGCTGGTATCTAACTCCACTCTTCACGGAGGAGGATATCTTCAACACTGTCAGCAGCAGATCCAAGACTTTTTTGGAAA GAATGTAAAGCGGATCCTGTTTGTCCCGTATGCACTGCATGATCGAGACGCCTATACCAAGACTGCAAGAGACAAGTTCAAGACATTGG GCTATGAGGTGGACAGTGTCCACGAGACACCAGACCCTGTGGATGCTGTCAGGAAAGCTGAAGGAATATTCATTG GCGGCGGTAATACATTCCGCCTGCTGAAAGCTCTCTATGACAGCAAGCTGGTAACTGAGATTAGAAAGAGAGTTTTAGAG GATGGGATACCTTACATGGGATCAAGTGCAGGTACCAATGTCTCCACCATCAGCATCAACACCACCAATGACATGCCCATCGTCTATCCACCCACGTTTGCTGCCATTGGTTTAGTGCCCTTCAACATTAACCCTCACTTTCTGGATGCTGATCCCAACAGCAAGCATATGGGG GAAACACGTGAACAGAGAATTGTCCAATACCACGAGGAGCTGGACACACCATGCGTGCTG GGTCTTCGGGAAGGCTCAATGCTCTTAGTGGAGGGAAACAAAGCCACCTTACTAGGGAGCACCAAAGCACGCCTGTTCCAGAG GGGGAAGCAAACTACAGAGCATGACCCGGGCAGTGATCTCAGCTTCTTACTGACAGAAGCACAGTGA